The following nucleotide sequence is from Mangifera indica cultivar Alphonso chromosome 1, CATAS_Mindica_2.1, whole genome shotgun sequence.
TACTTGTGTTTGGATACTTTCATTTATGTTATCCATATAATGTTTGagttattgtattatattttaatacacTTTTGGGATGGTAGGTCTAATTTAAATGCATTATCTTTAATGGTTGTAATAACATACTATAGAAGTATGATAGGTCATGTCTCTCGGAGTATATATTCTCAATAGGAGTAAGTATCTAGAGAAATGTGTTACAAGTTGTAAATTGGAAAAATATGAAGGTTGCAAACCCCAGACTTAGGGAAAAAAATTAGCTTTTAAACCTAGGAAATATGAGGGTAAGGAGgaattatgagttttcaaagctaaggtgaaaaaaaataaatttttttcttttaataaaatctttaaataactattttacccttaacaataatagtaaaatttaatgaactagtgggtatttaaattttaaaaaattaacaggTAAAATGGAACATTTTCGCATAGAAGATGTAAAACAGATATTGGACATtctagaaaagaaataaaaaagcatTTCACAATTGATTTactgaaaagaaaaatcataagtcttttggcctgtaAATAAGACACTAATTAATGAGGATCACAGAATTTCACCGCTTGAATAATGGGGCATCTATAATTTGAGATTGTTCTTACACAATCACCCTCTtaaagaaatggaaaatagGTATTCTCCAAATCTCAAGTCAATTTCGTATCTCTATTcacttaaaataaaaagcttctatatttgaaattgttcaaaaatcaaatcaaatcaaatcatcttCTTTTCCGATGATTTGATTTTGCCCAAAGCTCAGATCAAACTACATGCTTGGGAAATCTTCTCTTCAAACCTTGAGGGTTTCGAGTTGCCCAAAGCTAAAATCCTTGCCAAGCCTACTCCCCTCACAACTGGATTTACAGATTCAAGAATAACTATTGTCAGGAAAACACTGGAAAAGAGGTAACGGTAATTATTGCTCAATGATAGCTCACGTCCCTTTGAACCGATTTAAGTGAAATACATGAACAACCCTCACGAAGACGGGTATGCATTTTCTTTATCTGTGTAAATCAAtccattttttatctgtatccATATAACATGCACCCGTTTTGACTCAATCTGGTTACCAGGTCTAATAATCAGCCATTTAAGTTGACTTTTAGGTTTAATTAATGAATtgagtaattatatataaattgaatattttatttaccttgtttttctattttaaaatcaataatattatacctAAGCAATTTTAAgtaattgattaaatatctaaataatgtgtcatcatgtatgattttaaattaaaaataaaataaaattcattcataagataatagattatttaaattctcaattaaatattcaaaatttggtGTAAATAGCATTCTCATTTAAAACTGGGTTTCAACCGATGTTTTTATAACCGGATAAAATATCAATTCGATTGAAGGGCTCATTTAATCCAATCAGTGATCAGATTACTTAATTGATGGTTAGACCGATCAActgtttaaaataatattgaaaaaaattgtataatttacgattaaatatgtaatttgacttctttaatattaaaatacactTAGTTTGATGGTATATGTGTTCAAATATGAGAAATAAGATCTAGGTTCACGttttcataatgaatttttaaaaaaaaatcaatttttgatattGACTGAGTTAAACCCAATTTTATACATGATCTAATCAGTTCGGTTAACAGTTGATGGTTTAATTGATCGGATTGACTGATTCAATCCAACTTTTAAAATCATGGTtacaatattcaaattttattttgaaaacctAAGGAGGGTGTTGGCCCACTTCTATCCTTAGATTAagattttagttaaaaaacttattcccacccaaggttttgtgtGCTTTTAAACTCTCATATGtgaggttttaaaaacttaaatacttatatttttattaaaattttttgttagaattaaggataaaactgttatttaacaaaaaaaatttaaaaaactaaaattttatcttattttctctacttaatttaaaaaactaacaatttcgcTTTATCTAATGtttgaaaagttgcattttACCTCctaaggtttgattttttccAAGTAATCAATTTCCAATGACCATTCCAAGAAAGTCGTTGACCAACCTTCTCGCTACCTCCTTCCCGGTGGTTTCTTGATATGGAAACTACCAAAAATCTAGTTAAAATGGTCAAACAACATTGCGTTGATCTGTGTGTGCACAGATGATTGGACAATGCACAATTTGTGCAACATCGTAGATGACAGAACAACATACAAATCTATGAGATATCATTCGattattttggttgaattttcAATGGTTTTCACACTAGAAAACTATTAGGGAGAGAGGTGGTGTGAACACTTGTCAACAACCTTCCTAGATTGGTTTTCAGAAAGCGGTTActcaaaaaaatcaaaccctagagggaaatataacttttcaaactttaggtagaaataaattgttagttttttaaataaaggaagaaaatgagataaaattttagttttttttaattttttattaaatgatggttttttctttaatcttaACATAGAATTTTAACATAGgagtagatatttagatttttaaaattttacggataaaaatttaaaaatataccaAACTTTAAGTGAGAATAAGTTTTATGACCCAAAATTTTCTATATGTAGTTGAGAGTGGATTTACAAAAACGTTCAGTTTTCAGTAACATTTATTGTCTAATCAATAGTATCTATAAAAAATGGTAGAAAAAATATTCTACTTTGAGAAGTTAAATAGTACTCACAAGAAATTGAGTTACCTTTATTGGTTTGAATGCCCAACCCCAACTCACAATTATTTGGGATCCAGAAATCACACAGGACACAGGTAGGCATATAATGCGTCttattgttataaataataataataataacaactacTGGGGAATTGCAGTATCTGCCATCATTAAATTTCTTGGGCTTGCATTTAGGTTCAGATGGATTATCTTCTCCAACAAGTTGAGAAAGTGGACCAACCACAAATTCCCCTGGTGGCTCTCAAAATACTGGCCATGACATCCTTGTCTTCTCCTTGTCCACCGTTGTTCTGTGTAGCACTGCCTTGTACCTTCCATTGCTCAGAATCTGCGACCACCATAGGAAATTCTTATTCAAATTATGAGGAAGATTTAtgctattaaaaaataaaaaatcacctCAATCGATCACCAATGTGAATAATAAGAGCATTGGGGATGTACTTGGCGTCGATCCAATGGTCATCCTTAAGGACTTAGAGTCCAGGGACTTGATTAGGAACAAGAATGGTGATGGTGGAAAGATCAGTGTGAGGGACAACCCCAAGGGCCAGATCAGGACGAGGACACGGTGggtaataattgattttaagcATATATTCAATATCTTCACCACCCTCTGATTCTTTTACCACATCACCTTCAACCCCTAACCCTAATGAAAGAGTTCTGAACAACTTATCCACTACCTCTTTCATGTGTCTTGCGAAGTCCTTGTTCACCTCCCTGCATTGCCAACTCCATCAGCATGGCTGATTAAAAAcgtaaaataatttagaaaaatattatgaaaattggtgGGGGTTCATAAAAATATGAtcgaaattattattttttatatacacacttttaaaaATGTGGACAGGGTTCTTAATGACACAAGTCAGTCACTtgattattatgtataaatggGTAGATTTAATTAAATCTATACGTTTAATTCAAATCTCTAGAGTTTTTCTTTACCCCTCCCTCTGACCATCAGTGGTGGTCGAAGATCTCAAACTCTATTGGATAGCTAGTGTCATTCAGATCTGGATGATACTCTTCATCTTTCATTGGACGACAGAATATCATTCTAGATCTCTAGGCGACGAAGTATTATTCAAGGACGACATTCATCGTATAGATCTGGACAAAATTATCGTTTGTTATCGAAAGTGGTTAGATTTCTGGTTTGGtatcctatatatatatatatatatatatatatatatatatatatatatatatatatatatatatatatatatatatttatatttatcatttcatggaaacttgggtggaaaatagtgacTCGGCCTGAAATTTGAGGATTCCACTTCCAGTAACGTGGAACCTTTGTAGCTCACTTGTTTTGCCAACCACGAAAGGACATTGCCATTTATACAATTAATGCCTATCGTAACTTTTATAGTGTTTAATTTGCCTGGTGGCCCCTTTTTCATAGGTGTACTAAATTAGCTAGATAGCAAAGGACTAAATTAACATACCCAAATAATTAAgctaattacataaataaaactatgtataaatggatatatagataatatattataatatgattaaaaaatttgaattaaaagataaagtaatatttaattatatgataatatattatttgatatctatttatgtactttaatttgtataagcataacattactctaattGTATACAATCTTGTCTTCATCCTTAACATTCTAAAATTCCTCAACCTTCACTGTCATTTTTTCTATCTCAcaatcttatatttaaaatatcacacaaaaacataaattcaaagaaagaaagatagtTAAATTTAggtatattaaaatcaatatgtatttgtttttttctttttaggttgataaattattttatagtaagaaAAAAGGACCAATATTGCagaaattttgtgatttttagaaaattttcatagtTTAGTATATATGATCAACTTTCAATTGGTATGCTAAATTTTGAATTAGGGGTTaagtgtaagattttaaaatatatgtagtTTAGAAAAAAGATTTGTTTTTGTACAAGGACTCTGACAATTCATACCTCTTGTGTCAAGCATGTTCAAAGAACAAATCTTTGAGATTGAAGAGGATAGAATGAGAATCCGTGTCCTCATGATACTTTTGCAGTTCAAGTGTCATTGATGTTACCATCAAACATGATAGCATCTTTGTGATAATTTTGGTCGTGTGGTACTAGAACTAGGTTGTGTAGGTCAGATGCCCTCGATGACATACAAATTGCGTTTCTAACATAACATAATCCAAAAATTTCTATCCCAATAAGTAAAG
It contains:
- the LOC123218347 gene encoding LOW QUALITY PROTEIN: flavonol synthase/flavanone 3-hydroxylase (The sequence of the model RefSeq protein was modified relative to this genomic sequence to represent the inferred CDS: substituted 2 bases at 2 genomic stop codons) codes for the protein MAMSFRGWQNKEVNKDFARHMKEVVDKLFRTLSLGLGVEGDVVKESEGGEDIEYMLKINYYPPCPRPDLALGVVPHTDLSTITILVPNQVPGLXVLKDDHWIDAKYIPNALIIHIGDRLSNGRYKAVLHRTTVDKEKTRMSWPVFXEPPGEFVVGPLSQLVGEDNPSEPKCKPKKFNDGRYCNSPFPYQETTGKEVARRLVNDFLGMVIGN